A window of Sphingobacterium sp. SRCM116780 contains these coding sequences:
- a CDS encoding discoidin domain-containing protein, protein MRINQFVLFGGMLLALNACKEEELVFPKNVNQEIEITEKRPTAKPANLTFVSDFNQTIEIYWPELSERVTKAVITYKEGTEVKKIEVTKFDEATILHLDEMKEYDFDLQYFTSEGTSSKTTSVKLSPRPFEADYKILNLNAQPIAGGVSFIFPKTSTREIPGTITYSFNGKSYEKEIKGNIADTVNVVGLTDETQEIAFAITLNDAKWTREAKGTKQLAPGLLVYKLILPSLLAYMEGNNAVVSWKNNTGDPVDVQVNYKLNGVNKTAVVNASTETTGKLSFDVGGNATILNVTLSTDGSTSPVQIIPVKPLTEIAKTGWTAEVSSTENNEGAANGKGSSLIDGDINTYWHSNWSGPGSNYPHWFIIDFGQIETIGKFGMIRRHNNATGGFKTFNVEVSLDGQNWTEVGKNLNFNSSDSPAAWQDYTLAAVKAKYIRITMTAPMNSATSTHLAEFRVSGY, encoded by the coding sequence ATGAGAATCAATCAGTTCGTCCTTTTCGGAGGGATGTTACTGGCTTTGAATGCATGTAAGGAAGAGGAGTTGGTGTTTCCTAAAAATGTAAATCAAGAAATCGAGATCACAGAAAAAAGACCAACAGCAAAACCAGCTAATTTAACTTTTGTATCTGATTTTAATCAGACAATTGAAATCTATTGGCCAGAGTTGAGCGAACGGGTAACGAAGGCAGTAATTACCTACAAAGAAGGAACTGAAGTTAAAAAGATTGAAGTAACCAAGTTTGACGAAGCGACTATTCTTCATCTAGATGAAATGAAAGAATACGATTTTGATTTACAATATTTTACTTCAGAGGGAACATCTTCTAAAACCACTTCAGTAAAGTTGAGCCCTAGACCTTTTGAGGCAGATTATAAAATTCTAAATCTAAATGCTCAACCTATTGCAGGCGGAGTTAGTTTTATATTTCCCAAGACTTCAACGCGAGAAATTCCTGGAACGATCACATATAGTTTTAATGGAAAATCTTATGAAAAAGAGATTAAAGGAAATATAGCAGATACTGTAAATGTTGTAGGGTTGACGGATGAGACCCAAGAAATAGCATTTGCGATTACTTTAAATGATGCAAAATGGACACGAGAGGCTAAAGGAACTAAACAATTAGCTCCTGGATTATTAGTATACAAATTGATTCTTCCATCACTTTTAGCTTATATGGAGGGAAATAATGCAGTTGTCAGCTGGAAAAATAATACAGGAGATCCTGTAGATGTGCAAGTTAATTATAAACTAAACGGTGTTAACAAAACAGCTGTTGTGAATGCGAGTACAGAAACTACAGGTAAACTTAGTTTTGATGTTGGTGGAAATGCAACAATCTTAAATGTTACGTTAAGCACTGACGGAAGTACATCTCCAGTTCAAATTATTCCAGTAAAACCACTCACTGAGATTGCTAAAACAGGTTGGACAGCTGAAGTCTCTTCTACGGAGAACAATGAAGGAGCTGCAAACGGTAAAGGATCATCATTAATTGATGGTGATATCAATACGTATTGGCATTCAAATTGGTCGGGACCTGGATCTAATTACCCACATTGGTTTATTATAGATTTTGGACAAATTGAAACGATAGGTAAATTTGGAATGATTCGAAGACATAATAATGCAACTGGCGGTTTTAAAACCTTCAATGTAGAAGTTTCTCTGGATGGTCAAAACTGGACAGAGGTTGGAAAAAATCTGAACTTTAATTCTAGCGATTCTCCTGCTGCATGGCAAGACTATACTTTAGCCGCAGTTAAAGCTAAGTATATACGTATTACGATGACCGCACCAATGAATAGTGCGACATCTACACATCTTGCTGAATTTAGAGTTTCTGGATATTAA